From the Methylobacterium currus genome, one window contains:
- a CDS encoding tripartite tricarboxylate transporter TctB family protein, whose translation MTATLVKRYAAGGLMVLFGLAVVLEARTFGLGSLTRVGPGLFPMIVGSALGLVGVLIAVTPEAGHEAEEGGRPDWRGWACIVLGILLFVLLGEHLGLGPATFACVFVSALGDRQGSPRAALLLALAMTVVAGLVFTLGLKFQMPFWRGW comes from the coding sequence GTGACGGCGACGCTCGTCAAGCGATATGCCGCCGGCGGGCTGATGGTGCTGTTCGGCCTCGCCGTCGTTCTCGAGGCCCGCACCTTCGGCCTCGGCAGCCTCACCCGCGTCGGGCCCGGGCTGTTCCCGATGATCGTCGGCAGCGCGCTCGGCCTCGTCGGCGTGCTGATCGCGGTGACGCCCGAGGCGGGACACGAGGCCGAGGAGGGCGGCCGGCCGGACTGGCGCGGCTGGGCCTGCATCGTCCTCGGGATCCTGCTGTTCGTCCTCCTCGGCGAGCATCTCGGCCTCGGCCCCGCGACCTTCGCCTGCGTGTTCGTCTCGGCGCTCGGCGACCGCCAGGGCAGCCCGCGCGCCGCGCTCCTGCTGGCCCTCGCGATGACGGTCGTGGCGGGACTGGTCTTCACGCTGGGGCTCAAGTTCCAGATGCCGTTCTGGCGCGGATGGTGA
- a CDS encoding tripartite tricarboxylate transporter permease, with amino-acid sequence MDNTLANLVHGFGIALQPHNFLFSLVGVLIGNLIGVLPGMGIMATISILLPLTFGMPPVAAILMLAGIYYGAQYGGAICSILLNLPCHPSHAVTCLDGYPMTRQGRGGVALGITMLAAFFGAAFGIVQMILFAPFLVQIAFKFGPAEICTLMLLGLLAGATLARGSALKGVAMTLVGIVLGSVGSDLDTGTSRFTFGSMSLYNGIDLVAVALGFFGIAEFLKSINTISVGDLSRVKVRMRDMRPSRADLREAAMPILRGTLVGSLCSLIPGTGPTIASFIAYAAEKRVSRNPEKFGRGAIAGVASPEASTHSSVQGDFVPTMSLGIPGDAVMALILGALIIQGITPGPQLMTEHPDMFWGLIASFWIGNILLVVLNVPLIGVWVKLLRIPFRYLYPCALFFICVGVYSTNNEMAGVIQTLVIGVVGYGLMRLGFHPAPVLLGFVLGPRLEENFRRALMLSRGDLTTFVDSPISATFVGLAVVLVAAQVYLARKARVPRIAPQVVAGRPAVVLEEP; translated from the coding sequence ATGGACAACACGCTCGCCAACCTCGTCCACGGCTTCGGAATCGCGCTGCAGCCGCACAACTTCCTGTTCAGCCTCGTCGGTGTCCTGATCGGCAACCTCATCGGCGTGCTGCCCGGAATGGGCATCATGGCGACGATCTCGATCCTCCTGCCGCTCACCTTCGGCATGCCGCCGGTCGCCGCGATCCTGATGCTCGCCGGCATCTATTACGGCGCGCAATATGGCGGCGCGATCTGCTCGATCCTGCTCAACCTGCCCTGCCACCCGTCCCACGCCGTCACCTGCCTCGACGGCTACCCGATGACCCGGCAGGGGCGGGGCGGCGTCGCGCTCGGCATCACCATGCTGGCGGCGTTCTTCGGGGCCGCCTTCGGCATCGTGCAGATGATCCTGTTCGCGCCGTTCCTGGTGCAGATCGCCTTCAAGTTCGGCCCGGCCGAGATCTGCACCCTGATGCTGCTCGGACTCTTGGCCGGCGCGACGCTCGCCCGCGGCTCGGCCCTCAAGGGCGTGGCGATGACGCTCGTCGGCATCGTGCTCGGCAGCGTCGGCAGCGACCTCGACACCGGCACCAGCCGGTTCACCTTCGGGTCGATGTCGCTCTACAACGGCATCGACCTCGTGGCGGTGGCGCTCGGCTTCTTCGGCATCGCCGAGTTCCTGAAGAGCATCAACACCATCTCGGTCGGCGACCTGTCGCGCGTGAAGGTCCGGATGCGCGACATGCGGCCGAGCCGGGCCGACCTGCGCGAGGCCGCGATGCCGATCCTGCGCGGGACTCTCGTCGGCAGCCTGTGCTCGCTCATCCCCGGCACCGGGCCGACCATCGCCTCGTTCATCGCCTACGCGGCCGAGAAGCGGGTGAGCCGCAACCCGGAAAAATTCGGGCGCGGCGCGATCGCCGGCGTGGCGAGCCCCGAGGCCTCGACCCATTCCTCGGTCCAGGGCGACTTCGTGCCGACGATGAGCCTCGGCATCCCGGGCGACGCCGTGATGGCGCTGATTCTCGGCGCGCTCATCATCCAGGGCATCACGCCGGGCCCGCAGCTGATGACCGAGCATCCGGACATGTTCTGGGGCCTGATCGCCAGCTTCTGGATCGGCAACATCCTGCTCGTCGTGCTCAACGTGCCGCTGATCGGGGTGTGGGTGAAGCTGTTGCGGATCCCGTTCCGCTACCTCTACCCGTGTGCCCTGTTCTTCATCTGCGTCGGCGTCTACTCGACCAACAACGAGATGGCGGGGGTGATCCAGACCCTGGTGATCGGCGTCGTCGGCTACGGGCTGATGCGGCTCGGCTTCCACCCGGCCCCGGTGCTGCTCGGTTTCGTGCTCGGGCCCCGCCTCGAGGAGAACTTCCGCCGGGCCCTGATGCTCTCGCGCGGCGACCTCACGACCTTCGTCGACAGCCCGATCAGCGCAACCTTCGTCGGGCTCGCGGTGGTGCTGGTGGCGGCGCAAGTCTACCTTGCCCGCAAGGCGCGGGTGCCGCGGATCGCGCCTCAGGTGGTCGCGGGCCGGCCGGCGGTGGTGCTGGAGGAGCCGTGA
- a CDS encoding IclR family transcriptional regulator, which yields MSPPAAADDAPPPAPAAPEPNAVQKVCAVLRALAAPAPRRLTELSAETGLNKVTALRILDTLAQEGFAARAADGRRWRPGPELMALAASAGRPDDLRALARPSLVRLAELSGDTVLLSVRSGVEAVCVEREIGSYPIRANYLDIGSRRPLGVGAGAMALLAWLPDREVDAILGIVVQRLGPYPRLSQAEIRTRVSESRTRGYVVLLDQVVDTMGAIGVPVRDAAGRTVAALSIAALTTRIRAREAELAEALRREADLMERERIPVGPGGVS from the coding sequence ATGAGCCCGCCCGCTGCTGCTGACGACGCTCCGCCTCCGGCGCCCGCCGCGCCCGAACCGAATGCGGTCCAGAAGGTCTGCGCCGTGCTGCGGGCGCTCGCCGCCCCCGCGCCCCGGCGCCTCACCGAGCTGTCGGCCGAGACCGGGCTCAACAAGGTGACGGCCCTGCGCATCCTCGACACCCTGGCGCAGGAAGGCTTCGCCGCCCGCGCGGCCGACGGCCGGCGCTGGCGGCCCGGGCCGGAGCTGATGGCGCTCGCGGCGAGCGCCGGCCGGCCCGACGACCTGCGGGCGCTGGCGCGGCCGAGCCTCGTGCGGCTCGCCGAACTGTCCGGCGACACGGTGCTGCTCTCGGTGCGCAGCGGCGTCGAGGCGGTCTGCGTCGAGCGCGAGATCGGCTCCTACCCGATCCGGGCGAACTACCTCGATATCGGCAGCCGGCGCCCTCTCGGGGTCGGGGCCGGCGCCATGGCGCTGCTCGCCTGGCTGCCCGACCGGGAGGTCGACGCGATCCTCGGCATCGTGGTCCAGCGCCTCGGTCCCTATCCGCGCCTGAGCCAGGCCGAGATCCGCACCCGCGTGTCGGAATCCCGGACGCGCGGCTACGTCGTGCTCCTCGATCAGGTCGTCGACACGATGGGGGCGATCGGCGTGCCGGTGCGCGACGCGGCCGGCCGCACCGTCGCGGCGCTGAGCATCGCGGCGCTCACCACCCGCATCCGGGCGCGCGAGGCGGAACTGGCGGAGGCACTCCGACGCGAGGCCGACCTGATGGAGCGCGAGCGGATCCCCGTCGGGCCAGGTGGCGTGTCATGA
- a CDS encoding mandelate racemase/muconate lactonizing enzyme family protein produces MNIVDIQSQIVSLPFDMGGPPTTFAGKAWTHLDILLVRVETDEGLVGWGEAFGHAGIGATRAALDGIVAPLVLGRSSGDIAALTRSVLHATHLLGRNGAFVFAFSGVETALWDLAGKRAGQPVARLLGGVRERLPAYASLLAYHDPALVRRNVEAACAAGYRHIKLHEVTEEAVAAGSDVARAHGAALMVDVNCAWSVQAALRMADAFAPHDLYWFEEPVWPPEDTHGLAQVRARGIPIAAGENTAGLFGFKALIEAGAIDVAQPSVTKIGGVGEMLRVITLCEAHGVRAAPHSPYFGPGLIATMHVIAARVEDPLVEVLWLDMEANPFDPWVRAENGHVRLPPGPGLGCDPDPGVLDRYRVGQVIRTA; encoded by the coding sequence TTGAACATCGTCGACATCCAGTCCCAGATCGTCTCGCTGCCCTTCGATATGGGCGGCCCGCCCACCACCTTCGCCGGCAAGGCCTGGACCCATCTCGATATCCTGCTGGTGCGGGTCGAGACCGACGAGGGGCTGGTCGGCTGGGGCGAGGCCTTCGGGCACGCCGGCATCGGGGCCACCCGCGCCGCCCTCGACGGGATCGTGGCGCCGCTCGTCCTCGGACGATCGTCCGGCGACATCGCGGCGCTGACCCGCTCGGTGCTCCACGCCACGCACCTGCTCGGCCGCAATGGCGCGTTCGTCTTCGCCTTCTCAGGCGTCGAGACGGCCCTGTGGGACCTCGCCGGCAAGCGGGCGGGCCAGCCGGTCGCCCGCCTCCTCGGCGGCGTCCGCGAGCGGCTGCCGGCCTACGCCTCGCTGCTGGCCTACCACGACCCCGCGCTCGTGCGCCGCAACGTCGAGGCGGCGTGTGCTGCCGGCTACCGCCACATCAAGCTGCACGAGGTCACCGAGGAGGCGGTCGCCGCCGGTTCGGACGTGGCGCGGGCGCATGGGGCCGCCCTGATGGTCGACGTCAACTGCGCCTGGAGCGTCCAGGCGGCCCTCAGAATGGCCGACGCCTTCGCGCCCCACGATCTTTACTGGTTCGAGGAGCCGGTCTGGCCGCCGGAGGATACGCATGGTCTTGCCCAGGTGCGGGCCCGCGGCATCCCGATCGCCGCTGGCGAGAACACCGCCGGGCTGTTCGGCTTCAAGGCGCTGATCGAGGCCGGCGCGATCGACGTCGCCCAGCCGAGCGTGACCAAGATCGGCGGCGTCGGTGAGATGCTGCGGGTCATCACGCTCTGCGAGGCGCACGGGGTCCGGGCCGCCCCGCACAGCCCGTATTTCGGTCCCGGCCTGATCGCCACGATGCACGTCATCGCGGCGCGCGTCGAAGACCCGCTGGTCGAGGTGCTGTGGCTCGACATGGAAGCCAACCCGTTCGATCCTTGGGTCCGGGCCGAGAACGGCCACGTGCGGCTGCCCCCCGGCCCCGGCCTCGGCTGCGACCCGGATCCGGGCGTGCTGGACCGCTATCGGGTCGGGCAGGTCATCCGCACAGCATAG
- a CDS encoding mandelate racemase/muconate lactonizing enzyme family protein, whose translation MKVDRVETRPITLRPERPIGSALGQLHSFGCILVTVRADGLTGENIVFTLNDRRTRVLRALIDEMADLVVGQDPGHIAGFWSRAWRDVNFMGHKGMPVMGISALDGALWDLAAKRAGLPLYRMLGGASARVPAYHSGGLWLDRSTDELVAEAESFKAAGFRMMKMRLSAGDPDWNVARVRAVREAIGPGIRLMADANQGLTENDAIRLGRRLEEFDLTWFEEPLPAWDVEGLARVAAALDTPIASGETDYTRYGFRRMIELRSADILMPDLQRVGGVTEFMRVGHLAEAHDLPVSSHLFPEQSLSVLGALANAHSLEVMPWFSSLYCERLDFADGYAIVPERPGFGFTFDEDRIRHLEQQGA comes from the coding sequence ATGAAGGTCGACCGCGTCGAGACGCGTCCCATCACCTTGCGCCCGGAGCGGCCGATCGGCTCGGCCCTCGGCCAGCTGCACAGCTTCGGCTGCATCCTGGTCACGGTGCGGGCCGACGGGCTCACCGGCGAGAACATCGTGTTCACGCTGAACGACCGGCGCACCAGGGTGCTGCGCGCGCTCATCGACGAGATGGCCGACCTGGTGGTCGGCCAGGATCCCGGCCACATCGCCGGCTTCTGGTCGCGGGCCTGGCGCGACGTGAATTTCATGGGCCACAAGGGCATGCCCGTCATGGGCATCTCGGCCCTCGACGGGGCCCTGTGGGACCTCGCGGCCAAGCGCGCCGGGCTGCCACTCTACCGGATGCTCGGCGGGGCGAGCGCCCGGGTGCCGGCCTACCATTCCGGCGGCCTGTGGCTCGACCGCTCGACCGACGAGCTCGTCGCGGAGGCGGAGAGCTTCAAGGCGGCGGGCTTCCGGATGATGAAGATGCGCCTCTCGGCCGGCGATCCGGACTGGAACGTCGCCCGGGTGCGGGCGGTCCGCGAGGCGATCGGCCCGGGCATCCGCCTGATGGCCGATGCCAACCAGGGGCTGACCGAGAACGACGCCATCCGGCTCGGGCGCCGGCTGGAAGAGTTCGACCTCACCTGGTTCGAGGAACCGCTGCCGGCCTGGGACGTCGAGGGGCTGGCCCGCGTCGCCGCCGCCCTCGACACGCCGATCGCCAGCGGCGAGACCGACTACACCCGCTACGGCTTCCGCCGGATGATCGAGCTGCGCTCGGCCGACATCCTGATGCCGGACCTCCAGCGGGTCGGCGGCGTCACCGAGTTCATGCGCGTCGGCCACCTCGCCGAGGCGCACGACCTGCCGGTCTCGAGCCACCTGTTCCCGGAGCAGAGCCTGAGCGTGCTCGGGGCGCTGGCGAACGCCCATTCCCTCGAAGTCATGCCGTGGTTCTCGAGCTTGTACTGCGAGAGACTGGACTTCGCCGACGGATACGCCATCGTACCGGAGCGGCCAGGCTTCGGCTTCACCTTCGACGAGGACCGGATCCGGCACCTGGAGCAGCAAGGCGCTTAA
- a CDS encoding ABC transporter substrate-binding protein — MVTTNRRALVMNAAGLAGAAALGFPRPALAQGEPLRIGWLAAMTGPSSAPTVGFNRGVVFATEAINGAGGIKGRKIEIVTRDSQGDPTKAVNAVQEMISQAKVHAIWGPTNSGEALATTPIMARAKMPNIHPCVIDSLIDPAKYPNAFRIAPSNTQWDDAVRNYCLKVLKVKRVAVIGDTTGYGVTAAKASAAAFKQDGAEVVYLGNIDSTQPDMTPDMLRARNAGAETLVVWSVSTGMDARLFNTRARMGWDVPIVGHPSMASGEIGGLLEKPANWDKVYAVGYRSCSYDESGKLTPRSEEFVARLKGKVPLSDTLLWWVAAGYDAVSLIAKAVEETGSSAPDAIVKHWNGLTKYPGIFGDYTYTAKEHNGYPTEEVVMSAANSGRDGSFRLAPGYS, encoded by the coding sequence ATGGTGACGACGAACCGTCGTGCGCTCGTGATGAATGCTGCCGGCCTCGCGGGGGCGGCGGCCCTCGGGTTTCCCCGGCCGGCCCTGGCGCAGGGAGAGCCCCTGCGCATCGGCTGGCTCGCGGCGATGACCGGTCCCAGCTCGGCCCCGACGGTCGGGTTCAACCGCGGCGTGGTCTTCGCAACCGAGGCGATCAACGGCGCCGGCGGCATCAAGGGCCGCAAGATCGAGATCGTCACCCGCGACTCGCAAGGCGACCCGACCAAGGCGGTCAACGCCGTGCAGGAGATGATCAGCCAGGCCAAGGTCCACGCCATCTGGGGTCCGACCAATTCCGGCGAGGCCCTGGCGACGACCCCGATCATGGCGCGGGCGAAGATGCCGAACATCCACCCCTGCGTGATCGATAGCCTGATCGATCCGGCGAAGTACCCCAACGCCTTCCGCATCGCCCCGTCGAACACCCAGTGGGACGATGCGGTGCGCAATTACTGCCTCAAGGTGCTGAAGGTGAAGCGCGTCGCGGTGATCGGCGACACCACCGGCTACGGGGTCACCGCCGCCAAGGCCTCGGCCGCGGCGTTCAAGCAGGACGGGGCCGAGGTGGTCTATCTCGGCAACATCGATTCGACCCAGCCCGACATGACTCCCGACATGCTGCGCGCCCGCAATGCCGGCGCCGAGACGCTGGTGGTGTGGAGCGTGTCGACCGGCATGGATGCCCGCCTGTTCAACACCCGCGCCCGGATGGGCTGGGACGTGCCGATCGTCGGCCACCCCTCGATGGCCTCGGGCGAGATCGGCGGGCTCCTGGAGAAGCCGGCGAACTGGGACAAGGTCTACGCGGTCGGCTACCGCAGCTGCTCCTACGACGAATCCGGCAAGCTCACCCCGCGCAGCGAGGAGTTCGTCGCCCGGCTGAAGGGCAAGGTCCCGCTCTCCGACACCCTGCTGTGGTGGGTGGCGGCCGGCTACGACGCGGTCAGCCTGATCGCCAAGGCGGTGGAGGAGACGGGGTCCAGCGCGCCCGACGCCATCGTCAAGCACTGGAACGGGCTGACGAAGTATCCGGGCATCTTCGGCGACTACACCTATACGGCAAAGGAGCATAACGGCTACCCGACCGAGGAGGTGGTGATGTCGGCGGCGAATTCCGGCCGCGACGGCAGCTTCCGGCTCGCCCCGGGCTATTCCTGA
- a CDS encoding branched-chain amino acid ABC transporter permease encodes MLASILASGLAVGAIYALIGITYNTMFSTSRVMSFTAGQLGMLGGVLGSLFTLRLGLPWPLGLLLTLACGALVGIVTEFVAVRPVLKSLDQHLYVLSTLALALMIQQVTAIGWSTEPQPFPRLLGGFAENILDEKFWLPVAACLIVVLGLELLYRRTLLGHAFLAVAEDNFAARALGLPERRLRVMSYALAGGIGALAGYAGGELLLAFFANGPHLNFYGFIPVALGGLGNNRGALVGGLVLGLFQQTANFVVGGIFASVAVFTLFIVVLLAAPQGLLGSGQARRV; translated from the coding sequence ATGCTCGCCTCGATCCTGGCCTCGGGCCTCGCCGTCGGCGCGATCTACGCGCTGATCGGCATCACCTACAACACGATGTTCTCGACCTCCCGGGTGATGAGCTTCACCGCCGGCCAGCTCGGGATGCTCGGCGGCGTGCTCGGCTCGCTGTTCACGTTGCGCCTCGGGCTGCCCTGGCCGCTCGGGCTCCTGCTCACCCTTGCCTGCGGGGCGCTCGTCGGCATCGTCACCGAGTTCGTGGCGGTGCGCCCGGTGCTCAAAAGCCTCGACCAGCACCTCTACGTGCTCTCGACGCTCGCTCTGGCGCTGATGATCCAGCAGGTCACGGCGATCGGCTGGAGCACCGAGCCGCAGCCCTTCCCGCGGCTCCTCGGGGGCTTTGCGGAGAACATCCTCGACGAGAAGTTCTGGCTGCCGGTTGCCGCCTGCCTGATCGTGGTCCTGGGCCTCGAACTCCTCTACCGCCGCACGCTGCTCGGCCATGCCTTCCTGGCGGTGGCAGAGGACAACTTCGCGGCGCGCGCGCTCGGCCTGCCCGAGCGGCGCCTGCGGGTGATGAGCTACGCGCTGGCCGGCGGCATCGGGGCGCTCGCTGGCTATGCCGGCGGCGAGTTGCTGCTCGCCTTCTTCGCCAACGGGCCGCATCTCAACTTCTACGGCTTCATCCCGGTGGCGCTCGGGGGGCTGGGCAACAACCGCGGCGCGCTCGTCGGCGGCCTCGTCCTCGGGCTGTTTCAGCAGACCGCGAACTTCGTCGTCGGCGGCATCTTCGCGTCGGTGGCGGTCTTCACCCTGTTCATCGTCGTGCTGCTGGCCGCTCCCCAAGGGCTCCTCGGCTCGGGCCAAGCGAGGCGCGTATGA
- a CDS encoding ABC transporter permease subunit, whose product MSVPSAVAASESPARDRTGARLAAAAPFLLILGLALVVPLFGNDYWTLIATRAAIYWILVSGLNLVVGFAGQLAIGYVALLLVGAYTTSVLAAGTVLPAFPVVVALACAGLVGALVGVIVGLPALRLRTFYFAMTTLGFATIVTQIALAWQDVTGGGIGITGPEMPAPFDSRLGFYALCLAGAVLCTWMTLNVAGSRYGRALVAVRDAEVAAEAVGISKPRLLVAVFLFAGCVAAIAGGLFASLQTYITPDAFTFDLSLLFFIAVLIGGRGSVLGPLIGTVLLTILPEVAAPLAAWSTFLYAFLLLVIVVALPGGIADLLDRSQRRPLPAERHIAPRQAALQELAAGAATREPITLAGVRLSFGAVKAIDGLDLTLRPGGVHGLIGPNGSGKTTTLNVISGYYRPQQGQVMLGSRSLLSEAREARALLRIARTFQTPRIVAEATVIENVMLGGSVAGRATLAEALLSLKRHREDERSLRDAARLALRAVGLDGLDDVRAGRLQHSELRFLEIARALMLRPAFLLLDEPAAGLSSIEIQRLGGLIRAVADAGIGVLLVEHHADLIFAICDEVTVLNLGRVLASGTPAEIRSHREVVSAYLGA is encoded by the coding sequence ATGAGTGTTCCTTCCGCCGTCGCGGCCTCGGAAAGCCCCGCCCGCGACCGTACGGGCGCGCGCCTCGCGGCGGCCGCGCCCTTCCTGCTCATCCTGGGCCTGGCGCTCGTCGTCCCGCTCTTCGGCAACGATTACTGGACGCTGATCGCCACGCGGGCGGCGATCTACTGGATCCTGGTCTCGGGCCTCAACCTCGTCGTCGGCTTCGCCGGGCAGCTCGCCATCGGGTACGTGGCCCTCCTGCTGGTCGGCGCCTACACCACCAGCGTGCTCGCGGCCGGCACCGTCCTGCCGGCCTTTCCGGTCGTCGTGGCGCTCGCCTGCGCTGGGCTGGTCGGGGCTCTGGTCGGGGTGATCGTCGGCCTGCCGGCCCTGCGGCTGCGCACCTTCTACTTCGCCATGACGACGTTGGGCTTCGCCACCATCGTCACGCAGATCGCTTTGGCCTGGCAGGACGTGACCGGCGGCGGCATCGGCATCACCGGGCCGGAGATGCCGGCGCCGTTCGATTCGCGTCTCGGCTTCTACGCCCTGTGCCTCGCGGGCGCGGTCTTATGCACCTGGATGACGCTGAACGTCGCGGGCAGCCGCTACGGCCGGGCCCTGGTGGCGGTCCGCGACGCCGAGGTGGCGGCCGAAGCCGTCGGCATCTCGAAGCCCCGCCTCCTCGTCGCGGTGTTCCTGTTCGCCGGCTGCGTCGCCGCGATCGCCGGGGGGCTGTTCGCCTCGCTCCAGACCTACATCACGCCGGACGCCTTCACGTTCGATCTCTCGCTCCTGTTCTTCATCGCGGTGCTGATCGGCGGGCGCGGCTCGGTGCTGGGCCCTCTGATCGGCACGGTTCTGCTCACCATCCTGCCGGAGGTGGCGGCTCCCCTCGCGGCCTGGTCGACCTTCCTCTACGCGTTCCTCCTCCTCGTCATCGTGGTGGCGCTGCCCGGCGGCATCGCCGACCTCCTCGACCGCAGCCAGCGCCGGCCGCTGCCGGCCGAGCGTCACATCGCCCCGCGCCAGGCCGCCCTCCAGGAGCTCGCGGCGGGCGCCGCGACGCGTGAGCCGATCACGCTCGCGGGCGTGCGCCTGAGCTTCGGCGCCGTGAAGGCGATCGACGGGCTCGACCTGACCCTGCGGCCCGGCGGCGTTCACGGCCTCATCGGCCCGAACGGCTCCGGGAAAACCACGACGCTGAACGTCATCTCAGGGTACTACCGGCCGCAACAGGGGCAGGTGATGCTGGGCAGCCGGTCGCTGCTCTCCGAGGCGCGGGAGGCGCGCGCGCTGCTTCGCATCGCCCGCACCTTCCAGACCCCGCGGATCGTGGCTGAGGCCACCGTCATCGAGAACGTCATGCTGGGCGGCAGCGTCGCGGGGCGCGCCACCCTGGCGGAGGCGTTGCTCTCGCTGAAGCGCCACCGCGAGGACGAGCGGTCCTTGCGGGACGCGGCCCGCCTCGCCCTCCGGGCGGTCGGGCTCGACGGCCTCGACGACGTGCGGGCCGGGCGGCTCCAGCACAGCGAGTTGCGCTTCCTCGAGATCGCCCGCGCGTTGATGCTGCGCCCGGCCTTCCTGCTCCTCGACGAGCCGGCGGCGGGCCTCTCGTCGATCGAGATCCAGCGCCTCGGCGGGCTGATCCGGGCGGTGGCGGATGCCGGGATCGGCGTGCTCCTCGTCGAGCACCACGCCGACCTCATCTTCGCGATCTGCGACGAGGTCACGGTGCTCAATCTCGGTCGAGTCCTGGCCTCGGGAACACCTGCGGAGATCCGCAGCCACAGGGAGGTGGTCAGTGCCTATCTCGGCGCATGA
- a CDS encoding ABC transporter ATP-binding protein — MPISAHDPENSPLLQVQGLEAGYGKIRVLHGVDLVVKAGEVVTLLGPNGAGKSTLLRALSGLLPVQAGTVRLGGALLSGAGPRTAVRAGLSHVIEGHRVFTAQTVRENLLLAAYDLPRGEREARIAEALSHFPEIAAKSHDKGASLSGGQQQMLAVAQGLVQRPRLLMLDEPSAGLSPVLVDRVLEVVTRLRRQGTAVLLVEQLVEKARAVSDRVYALAQGQIVLAAEAGAPDLPERLERAYFGGGAAHA; from the coding sequence GTGCCTATCTCGGCGCATGATCCTGAGAATTCACCCCTTCTGCAGGTGCAGGGGCTGGAGGCGGGCTACGGCAAGATCCGGGTGCTGCACGGCGTCGACCTCGTGGTGAAGGCCGGCGAGGTCGTGACGCTGCTCGGCCCCAACGGCGCCGGCAAGTCGACGCTGCTGCGGGCGCTGTCGGGCCTGCTGCCGGTCCAGGCCGGCACCGTCCGGCTAGGGGGCGCGCTGCTCTCCGGCGCCGGGCCCCGCACGGCCGTGCGGGCCGGGCTGTCCCACGTCATCGAGGGTCACCGCGTCTTCACCGCGCAGACGGTGCGCGAGAACCTGCTGCTGGCCGCCTACGACCTGCCCCGGGGCGAGCGCGAGGCGCGCATCGCCGAGGCCCTGTCGCACTTCCCCGAGATCGCCGCGAAGAGCCACGACAAGGGCGCCTCGCTCTCGGGCGGCCAGCAGCAGATGCTGGCGGTGGCCCAAGGGCTGGTGCAGCGCCCGCGCCTGCTGATGCTCGACGAGCCCTCGGCCGGCCTCTCGCCGGTGCTGGTCGACCGGGTGCTCGAGGTGGTCACCCGCCTGCGCCGGCAGGGCACCGCGGTGCTGCTCGTCGAGCAGCTGGTCGAGAAGGCGCGCGCCGTCTCGGACCGGGTCTACGCCCTGGCCCAGGGACAGATCGTGCTGGCGGCCGAGGCCGGCGCGCCCGACCTGCCCGAGCGGCTGGAGCGGGCCTATTTCGGTGGCGGGGCGGCGCACGCCTGA